The genomic stretch acaaaaatcaagactcaaccgtgatgaagtgtatactgcccttccaagcatagttgtcccagcgtgcataagatttgtgtagaacatgggactactatgattggaacggcagtatagttccaaactgttaccaaacgacttctttttgatacccgagtaataattacgtAGGAGGTCTGCGGAAAAGAGTTTATTTGCAAACATTGCaaataaactttcaaaactcgtagcttacctaaggacagaaatattatgtaaaatattgttaatttcgttacagttattatttatagtgtttacaatgttcttgttacgagctaaatatttctagtgtatttcagatagttttaaatttgtttttttttttgacattgttatgccaatggttttaccatgtagattatactgacacatcattcgatttatgggacaattttttgcataattagttctgcaatttttttctgaaaaaagtcttctcgttctaagatgccgtgaaggtgtattaaagttgagttgtgatagtaatgcagatgagtctatacgatttgaaataatgtcattgacgaataatagcattgcaaattcgcggcgttgtttaagtgtttgcagattaatgagcatgcaacgtgcttcatacgatGGCAGAGGAAATGCAGTCCAATTCAAGTTGCGAAGCGCGTAAAGAAGGAATTATTTTTGGACTGAACCATATGAGattacaatattctacaataggtctaacatatgaaatatacaatagtttgatagtgtacgggtcttgaaaattgtggctgaaccgcttagcaaagtccagcatactatttgctttacttATGATGGAGTTATAGTATCAGAATGAGTATTTTACGAATAAGTCCACGGTcaagaaaaaaagcaaacattcttcTATAGAAATCAATGATACCGTTACCGATGCGACTTCGTGCTGCTTCGTGTCCGTTTTTCTCTCCCAGACGaagactatgctaaaacacctaggctagaaaagttaataattaaattctcataatgcacgaaaatccaattacccgtacccgacccgtacccgaccagttgagaatttttcaaacccgtacccgacccgaacccgaagccttggttttttaattacccgtacccgacccgaacccgaaaaatattttttggcgttacccgaaacccgacccgaacccgtcgggtacgggtatcgggtaaaaatacccgtacccgaccatctctagttcgTAGCCTGTTCTTTTGTATACGCGGGAATGAAATGGCATGTTACACTGCTGTGCTTCACACTGCTATAAACAGCGACATCGATAGATTAGGCAACACTGAATGGGAGTGAAGAGCACGTCGGATGTCTTCCCTTTGCGGCCATTGTTGTTTGGGGCTCGGCATCGAGGGGTTCGTCATAATGGGGGTACTGTCAAACTATAGGTAATGAGATTACGGTGTCAGGGAGGTGTTTTATAGtttctgcaattttttttctttatatttgCGCAGGCTTTTTGAAAATGTATGCCGTTGTTTGCAGACGAGGgcaattttttcgaatcacggataGATATTTTGCAGATAttttcagcatttttcgagcagttgcaaaaCCATCTGgctggcatctctgctttcaTTCATTTGTATGTCTGTTTAGTTTATGTGCAaggataattttatttttagtttcatggtaatttttaaaatatataaatgcTTCTGGGTTGGCATGAACATACTAATCGATCCCACTTTTCTTTAGAATCGACATTCAAATAAGCGAAAACACAGTCCAGTTCGCTGGCAAGATGAAGATCGCAAACTTCGTGATAGCCGTTCTCTTTCAAGGATTATAAATCGGAATCGAATTTCTTCCAAAGCTGTAGTTTGTATGCGACCACAACAAGAGAGCAATAATGCAAAGGAATATCGGGGTAAATGCTTGGGAGTGTTTGGTCTTAGCAGCGGTACCACTGAGTCCGATTTGTGTCGCATATTCAGAACTTATGGATCGATTGAGCGGGTCTCGATCGTTCGTAGTCATGATACTGGTTTATCCCGATGTTATGGCTTTGTGTATTTTGAGAAAAGTTACGCAGCTAGGCGCGCTAAAGAGCAATGCGATGGCATACGTTTTGATCGGCGAATCATAAGGGTAGAGTTTTCGAACACGTACAGGCCGCAGAACTGGGAATCGAGACCATACAGAGTCGAACTAAGAGATCGGTATGTTCAATACTACAGTTCGGTATTTCAATTATATCACTTTATCACTTCCAGAAATGTCAATGCACACCGTGAAAGGTACAAACAGCTGTTATTTGAAGTAAgaagattattatttttttcttttatagaCAAATTCGTGTCCACAAACAGCAATGTACAAAACGAACAGCATCTCCCATGGTAAACCAACATTATTCGCGACAGTTTGGTCGCAGGTAAAACGCTGAGGTTTTGTAGAAGATGTCCGTTTATTTGTCGCTGCACTACAACAAAATATCTGAACAAGTTTTATAGTAATACATGGTGGATTTGTATTGAACGCCTgccatttaaaataattttgcaaTTCTATATCTGTTAACCATGCACTAAATTCGTTAGCATCAGTATGAATTAGGATTTTTTTGGACTATAAGCAGGAGTGAAGTATATTTAGGCTTGGAGCATTAGAAGCAATATACTTTTATTCTGTGCCACATTTCCCTAATGTCTACTTGCATCAGTGTGTATAAAAACTTACCAAGTCTTCTAGTAACCTTTCAAGTTAATTCATATAGTTTTTGTAGCAGTCAAGtatattgttcaacattttccaaaGTCGAGGACATATTGATCAATAATAATCACAGAGCTCCAGTACTTTCACTAAAAAACTATCAATCAGAATAAAATGCTTACAACATTCAACTCTATTCTACATTTGGATCATAAACTGCTACATTGAATATAACAGAATATGGTTTAATTCTTTCCTCGCTAACCACAAGCAAGCACATGCAAACTTTGTTCTAAAATCGTTCTGTTTTAGCCGTTGCTCATGTTTTTACGATTAAATATTTTGCCGAAAAGTCCATCTCAGGAATAAGCTGAGTCTTCTTCGATTTAGATTTGATTTCTTCAATCGACTCAAAATGGTGTTTACGGAGCAGTCTTTTGAGTTTAAAAAATAGCTAGAAGTCACAGTAAAGTAGAGTATTCCTTcctaacaaacaaacaaactcgGATCCTTTGGCACTGCAGTGAACGATGAATTCATCTCATTTGAAATATATCGTCGAGGACTTCTGTATAGTAGTACAAACATTATACTGGCAGAGGAGCAAAAGATTACTAAAGCAAGGGATTTAAAAGAACGAAATTTTATACGATTTCAGGTAATGCCATACATAATTGAAAAAGTTTGCCGAAttggcatttttacattttgatggaAAAATAACCATTATATGGAAGATTTGTCcattgaaaattataaataaagttGAGCTTAAATTCAGATTCTGTTTGAATCTACAACAAACTTGCTCTCCCATAAACATCAATTCAATAATGCAATCTACATGTTCTTGAATAATTAAACAGTTTGTTCAATGTGTAATAATGAAGAAGCATTGGcacaaaaaatcaaatcaatagagaaatggaaaataaattaCTTCCGTTTGGCTAGGGTTTAGGAGCTGGTCTCTAGAAGGTGCTACGTCATACTCACCAGAGATCGATTGCAGCCAATATGGAAATATTGATATGTGCAGCAGCCGATTCAAATCGATGTAGAAGTGTGTTACGAACGATACAACCGGAGATGATGTTGCCTCCACCCCAACATTCCGGGCTCTGGCCTGATTAGAGGAGTTGGGATTCACCATTCATACCATCGAATGATGATACAGCTGATAATCAAATAAAACCCCATAAATCATATCTGGATCGTAAAAACTTGTTCAATTGGTTTGCCATACACCACAAAGTGAGGACCATTTATAAACTATCATTAAGGAATTGAAATGCAGTCTCTTTGTTTTGGGGCGAGAGTTATTTTAGTTCGTCAGAATCAACGATGATCTATTTATTTTCTCAATCCTTTTTCAGGTTTTTGAACCATAGATCTGTTTGGAATTCCTCCCGATAGTCAATCAGTGATAGTAAACAGGGGAACAACGTCGATTGCATCGAACATGGAAACGGAGGATAGATGTTGGAGCATACTCAATAAATTTTATACTGATTCACTTCCCGACTGTGCCGAGCTACACCGAGCCAATAGGACTTTTAGCACGAGTAAGCAAAGTAGCTTCTAGTCTGGATCGGTGATGTTTAAACTGGTTCATGCTTTAAGTTTTTACTTGCGGTATAGTTAAAAAATGGCTACTATTGGCACGAAGCAGTAATCTTAAATTGCGGTGTCTGATGACTTTacgtaaacacacacacaaaacagATAAAACATGAATATTTTCTTATGAACCTCTCTATAGGTATTGACGCGCATAGGAGAGAGCAATTCAGACGATTCACACTGATTGATGAGTGTGAATTTGAGTTCGTGAAAAATGACACAATCAATACAAGTTGAATGATGTACTACTGTTGGCTGCCGTTAAATAGTAAAGTGGATTTACGCCACCAGATTCAGGTGAGTTTAAATACTTTTACCACGTgtttttgtagattgataaattctCGACTTCAGAAACCGTGCATTTTTATCGTGTTTTAAAGCGAGGGGGACGATTGTTCAAGAAACATTCAAACATGCACACACTCGGTTTCATAGTTTCTTTCCGTACACTTGCATCAGTGTTGAAAATTTTGTATGCTCGCAATTTTTAAGACTAACAAATTAGAATGAAGGTAAATTGTTTTACCACAGATAAACAACCATAAATCTTGAaattaatacgaaaaaaaaaatgacactgAGACTGCGATTTACCCAGATACTACCACAAATACATGCGTACTACGATTTCCCATTCGCTCTGCTATCGGCCACTTacctattttagttttatttttgcaaAGCTTCGAGGTTTTAATTGAAATCTTTCGCCTGTCTCGCCAAGAAGATAAAACGACGTCTGAGGCAGCCCGGTAACACGCTCCTCAAATGGCTTCGTTCGGTAAGCTTTGTCTGTTACTTGAAAAATGTATGCGCCAGACACATAGGTATTAAGCTATTTGCCAAATAATGGTACATACTTTCATTCCGTGTTCTCGTACGCGACTCACTCCCGGTAGAGTGTATTTCATTTCCAGCTGGCATTTCATGGTTGTAAAGAACTGTAGCAGATGTAATTAGAAACCGGTAGCTCTGGTAGTGTAGTGAGATAGTGTACAGCTCAGTCTGTCCAGTACATAAGGTTCGAATGTGGTTTTCGTCGCgccaaataaatttttcaaagagGATTGAAATACAAATAAATGACAATGTTTTTGCCAACTTGTATAATAATCTATACAATCATCGATTTAATCTAATAACTCTATAGCTAAGTTGATTAATCAGTCGTTAAAGTATTATCATACCCGTCATGCTTTTCTGAACTTTGTTTAATTAAATGTCATTTCAGATCGCGTCTATCCCAATGTATCCGTTCGCGTTTCACGTTTTCAGCTTTTTCGAATACATTCTTTGAAGGGACTTCAATGTAATTAACATTGTTTATTCATCACCTCTTTTGCTTTAGTTGATGGGATTATTATACGGTGAGAGAAAAGGAGCTCTTTGCTTATTAAAGTAAATAAGTgcataaatgagttttcgaagcATTGAAAATTGGAAGGTAGAAAGCTTTGAGAAAGTGTTGTGTTATGTTTTCTTCGTTCTGTCATAATGGCGCTATGGGttagtaacgaaaggctgaaactcaaaaggctgaaacccgaaaggctgaaactcgaaaggctgaaaagtaggtttcataacgaaaggctgaatgcacaaaaggctgaaaccacaaaaggctgaaaccacaaaaggctgaatgaacgaaaggctgaaacatgaaaggctgaaacttttgtaacttgaatcataatcgttgaaaaattcggacacatggataacaaacctttataaggtgacagagttcaatgtttgagtattaattggtttgtgcaatggaaaatcaattttcggcaacatttgaatctatacacacttgactcttgtacacgtttcctagatgattcagggcgagacggccgaaggccgcgagtgtgcgccggcgacccgccgtcggaagcgccggccactgcgggggggcagcccccccgcagaaatcacctctgtataggttcgttcgttttcctaggtctactgactcataggggtgatcccctagtttagtccgaacgagcgatagcgagtaaggacagcatacatctcggacaaccgagtcggccgtaggccgcgagtgtttttttagaaatgaactttgtgaatttcagccttatgatttttcagcttttcgtgattcagcctttcgtgttttcagccttatgtagctttcagcctttcgtgatttcagcctttcggATTTCAGCCTTccgtgtttcagccttttgagtttcagcctttcgtagtagacccgGCGCTATGTATACAATGCCCTCCTGAGTAGAAGCATACAAGAAGCCGTAAGATGCGTATGTTGATGTTTTTGCAAATGGTATTAAGGATATATTTAACAATATTCAGCGTACAATGTGGTTTATGCACACACATCGTTTTTCATCAACATTCACGAAACTTTTACTCTGAGTGCGTGTCTTGTattatttgtaatattttttgcaatgcaattaaactatttaaaaagttCTGgagtacttcgtgataaggtcgtatgtttGAACGTAtagtgagagatgatttgtgcttgtgaagtacaaggtacagtcaggttttttttacgcgggggtacgtacctcgtaaaaaaatcgcgtaaaaaaaccgcgttaattcgaaaatccgcgtaaaaaaaaccgcgctaattcaaaaatccgcgtaaaaaaaaacgcgttaattcaaaaatccgcgtaaaaaaaaacacgttttttaaaaatccgtgtaaagtagtccagcaagaagggctttagaaaaaacccgagacactctagaaccagtatttaatacAGTATTTAATTGTCTTCCTTGACGATCATTCCGGATCTTCCGGTGGGTGGAGAGTATTTTTGGACtatgtcttttactagataaacacgtAAACGTTtatggttccaaacccacgttaattcggaaattcgtaaatttttttttgaattagcgcggtatcgcgtaaaaaaaccgcgttaattcaaaaatccgcgttaatttaaaaatccgcgtaaaaaaaccgcgttaattcaaaaatccgcgtaaaaaaacctcgtaaaaaaaccgcgtataaagaaaccgcgtaaaaaaacctgactgtatataaCTCTCAAAGCCGTTgcttaatttgacagaaaatgtatgggctaactgtcaaattgccgcaacgtatcaattgtgtttagaccttcactcgttttgtttacgtttagacatacgatcTTATAACAaagtagggggaataggggcataatgagcaccctaacttggttgctgatttaagcatggaaaacgacaaaaatttcaagctgtcttcagtgcaaaacttgaattaactatctataattaaaggtacactattcacaaactaaaatgtttatcgtataatggtgaaaaacacaaattagattcatgcatcaaaaactagcaatcagccgatgtgtggggcacagtgagcaccccactggggcgtaatgagcacccacggggtataatgagcactctaaTAGAACAAATCTTGAAACTATGTAGAactacaactaatgggccaacgtttgtcgcgggatgctgtgatacttggcggcttgtttcgtgaatgtcccgtcgcgccttatggtggccaattctgcctgcagtccctttttctgaccgattcggtctcgaagattttctaatatatgttcgcaccatcactgtaaacaaacgctgactatggaaacagacaaaatCACAAGTCTACTgggatgaatttcaggtaagtttatgtgacaaggtgtgctcatttcaccccacctaaaggtgaccatttcgcccctatcgaattagataaagttaacatgagattttaacactaattatagcttaaaatcaaaacttcaatgatggtgaaatttggggtacgaccgaTACGTCATaatgatgtgtctacatacatGATTGAaccatttaaacgaccgtagaagcttattttgtagtgcgcaataataatattttttccaacatccgggaaccaagttgattttttcaatatatttccatatttcaagcagacaaaccacttttgttctacatagagagatactgtagtaaccaCGGAAGAGTTCCATATACTATATTGTATTAAAAagtgcgtagtttcgcataaaagaggggtgcccatttcgccccgtgtgctcattatgcccctaatccccctactCCGGAATTAAACTATGTAAACAATTCTcgcataatttttcaaaatgaccTATCTGACATTGAGAgtctctctttgtttactttctctttgatcaataattatgttgtattttccatatttcaaaacactcaatgcatagtaagcaagacagtattacaatctctcgattaagaggaagaaagcttggaaaatatatataatgacgCGTAGTTAACGAAACAAAGAAAGAGAGGAGAGAAACTCTCTTTGctacttaggtccttttgaaaaattacgcgagaattgtATAATTTCAAAGGAAAAGGGTGATCAAATACCGGAGGTGTCCAAAACATATTTTGCTATGAACTTTggcattttttattgaaaaaatataaatgtaAATAGTAAAGTTTTCATTCATGCGAACGACAAAACTCTGCGACAAAACTATAAGATTTAGGTTGAGACAATTTGTATTCCGTTTCTATTTGAAATAAAAGCAGAATCCAACAGAATCGGTTGATAATAATTACAACCTGACTAAGCTGTCAACCCTTCTACTTCCGACGTGTTTAAGGTGAAACGTGGTGAAACTCTGTACCCAGAGAAAACAACTATTGAGTTCCATAAAACCGCTTATGTTTTGAGCCATCTCCGGGATTGCGGATTtacgggttcaagtcccgtcgggatgcggtatatttttccaaatctgtatcatattttcagttcgcttatttttcgcttttcctaatgcacacattgtctccttaatgaacttgaatgttaacgggtaaaagccgttgttaaaaatagcaatttagttcgaataataagttaaacttttgcgtgtagttataGCAGCTATTTGGCTGGAAAATAATATAGGTAGGTATAGTCGATTAAATAGTTAATTTTACcacaaaaacagcgcgttggatttttatcatgctcttagcgataatttataacaacaaCAGAAAAGAATCCTCCAAAATAAGTTCTgagtgaaaatgataaaatattcaaacgttcatagcttttttgtttttcattttaccatcaccaaattttgacagatagtagtacatattgtcgtgTGCAATTAGATTtgaaaaaaggtactttttaagatattttagatttagtgACAATCTGGAATGTTTggcccagaaaaaaatatttttacggtgtatatatttttttagaatcgtAATTATATTACCTACAacattgctgaagacaccatttcaaacaaacaagtcgtttttctgataaaaaatattttattcatcagtcaca from Wyeomyia smithii strain HCP4-BCI-WySm-NY-G18 chromosome 3, ASM2978416v1, whole genome shotgun sequence encodes the following:
- the LOC129731630 gene encoding transformer-2 protein homolog beta-like, with the protein product MCKDNFIFSFMNRHSNKRKHSPVRWQDEDRKLRDSRSLSRIINRNRISSKAVVCMRPQQESNNAKEYRGKCLGVFGLSSGTTESDLCRIFRTYGSIERVSIVRSHDTGLSRCYGFVYFEKSYAARRAKEQCDGIRFDRRIIRVEFSNTYRPQNWESRPYRVELRDRNVNAHRERQIRVHKQQCTKRTASPMVNQHYSRQFGRR